In one Corallococcus sp. EGB genomic region, the following are encoded:
- a CDS encoding S8 family peptidase codes for MLRRLALLGLLGLVACPGSNSTDDDDDTNTNASKGAVSGTLQPFQAGSSSANGGSSLDAFFSLPGAKNLSQKVSNALAARGVWRTGIPSKPLTHQASLLPGELIVHFDTPNLSAEEAVARARVAGYHVVHQAFLSETQHLLRYEVSQPQAMSGAAPTVRALTEAEHVRVLQQVQAAQGVQNAESNLRVRALAVPNDPLYSRQWHYKNMNLPAAWDLGTGSESIVVAVVDTGITKHPDLDSRVLPGIDLISSAANAGDGDGVDNDPTDNGKDLPNGGSSFHGTHVAGTIGASSNNGVGVAGVTWSGRTILPVRVLGTQGGSLADIIAGITWASGGSVPGVRANTTPARVINMSLGGTGSASSEMQAAINAAIARKAILVVAAGNENSNTSNSFPCNQQNVICVGAVRFNGKRANYSNFGTQVDVMATGGQTSEDRNGDGFPDGVLSTLPNSSNQPSYEWYQGTSMATPHVAGIVALMLAQDPTLTAAEVESILKETADTSSQCSEGCGAGLVDAYAAVLRAKGGGDPAKPPKLSITTTQLSFTGTSSQALTVRNNGGGTLQVGVGVSGANASSVSVSSTSLSIPAYKSASLNVSVNPGSLPAGNYVAQVDLTGASGAGNAQVLVKFRVGATNDKDAVVGFAYLDAAGEVQVDDDGIALVPAAGGYNYNVKLTPHDYLVLASIDDNDDGNYFGDGDRVGFWRDVTQVETVTVSKGRTASGISFTLVPYQSDDDHSTPSKIGAPCTSSSECGTNGMCATGTFFPGGYCTQDCLSSSCPAGSACYSNSSGSSAYCFASCTPGASGVCRSGYVCSDDGAGNGVCLTP; via the coding sequence ATGCTCCGCCGCCTTGCCCTCCTGGGATTGCTCGGCCTCGTGGCCTGTCCCGGCAGCAACAGCACCGACGATGATGACGACACCAACACCAACGCGTCGAAGGGTGCCGTCTCGGGAACCCTGCAGCCGTTCCAGGCCGGCTCCTCCTCCGCGAACGGCGGGTCGTCGCTGGATGCGTTCTTCTCCCTGCCGGGCGCGAAGAACCTGTCCCAGAAGGTCTCCAATGCCCTGGCGGCGCGGGGCGTGTGGCGCACGGGCATCCCGTCCAAGCCGCTGACGCACCAGGCGTCGCTGCTGCCGGGGGAGCTCATCGTCCACTTCGACACGCCCAACCTGTCCGCCGAGGAGGCCGTCGCGCGGGCGCGCGTCGCGGGCTACCACGTGGTGCACCAGGCCTTCCTGAGCGAGACGCAGCACCTGCTCCGCTATGAGGTGAGCCAGCCCCAGGCGATGTCCGGCGCCGCGCCCACCGTGCGCGCCCTCACCGAGGCCGAGCACGTGCGCGTGCTCCAGCAGGTGCAGGCCGCGCAGGGCGTGCAGAACGCGGAGAGCAACCTGCGCGTGCGGGCGCTGGCCGTGCCGAATGATCCGCTCTATTCGCGGCAGTGGCACTACAAGAACATGAACCTGCCGGCGGCCTGGGACCTGGGCACGGGCAGCGAGTCCATTGTCGTGGCGGTGGTGGACACCGGCATCACGAAGCACCCGGACCTGGACTCGCGCGTGCTGCCCGGCATCGACCTCATCTCCAGCGCCGCCAACGCGGGCGACGGCGACGGCGTGGACAACGACCCGACGGACAACGGCAAGGACCTGCCCAACGGCGGCTCATCGTTCCACGGCACGCACGTGGCGGGGACCATCGGCGCGTCGTCCAACAACGGCGTGGGCGTGGCGGGTGTCACCTGGTCCGGACGGACCATCCTGCCGGTGCGCGTGCTGGGCACGCAGGGCGGCTCGCTGGCGGACATCATCGCGGGCATCACCTGGGCCAGCGGCGGCTCTGTCCCCGGCGTGCGGGCGAACACCACGCCCGCGCGGGTCATCAACATGAGCCTGGGTGGCACCGGTTCCGCGTCTTCGGAGATGCAGGCCGCCATCAACGCGGCCATCGCTCGCAAGGCCATCCTGGTGGTGGCCGCGGGCAACGAGAACTCGAATACCTCCAACAGCTTCCCCTGCAACCAGCAGAACGTCATCTGCGTGGGGGCGGTGCGCTTCAACGGCAAGCGCGCCAACTACTCCAACTTCGGCACGCAGGTGGACGTGATGGCCACCGGTGGCCAGACGAGCGAGGACCGCAACGGCGACGGCTTCCCGGACGGCGTGCTGTCCACGCTGCCCAACAGCAGCAACCAGCCCTCGTATGAGTGGTACCAGGGCACCAGCATGGCCACCCCGCACGTGGCGGGCATCGTCGCGCTGATGCTGGCGCAGGACCCCACCCTCACGGCGGCGGAGGTGGAGAGCATCCTGAAGGAGACCGCGGACACGTCCAGCCAGTGCTCCGAGGGCTGTGGCGCGGGCCTGGTGGACGCGTACGCCGCCGTGCTGCGCGCCAAGGGCGGCGGGGACCCGGCGAAGCCGCCGAAGCTGTCCATCACCACCACGCAGCTGTCCTTCACCGGCACGTCCTCGCAGGCGCTGACGGTGCGCAACAACGGCGGCGGCACGCTGCAGGTGGGCGTGGGCGTCTCCGGCGCCAACGCCTCCTCGGTGTCCGTCTCCAGCACGTCGCTGTCCATCCCCGCGTACAAGTCCGCGTCGCTGAACGTGAGCGTCAATCCGGGCTCGCTGCCGGCGGGCAACTACGTGGCGCAGGTGGACCTCACTGGCGCGTCGGGCGCGGGCAACGCGCAGGTGCTGGTGAAGTTCCGCGTGGGGGCCACGAATGACAAGGACGCGGTCGTCGGGTTCGCGTACCTGGACGCCGCGGGCGAGGTGCAGGTCGACGACGACGGCATCGCCCTGGTGCCCGCGGCCGGTGGGTACAACTACAACGTGAAGCTGACCCCGCACGACTACCTGGTGCTGGCGTCCATCGACGACAATGACGATGGGAACTACTTCGGCGACGGCGACCGCGTGGGCTTCTGGCGTGACGTCACCCAGGTGGAGACGGTGACGGTCTCCAAGGGCCGGACGGCCAGCGGCATCAGCTTCACCCTGGTGCCGTACCAGTCGGACGACGACCACTCCACTCCGTCGAAGATTGGAGCGCCCTGCACCAGCAGCAGCGAGTGCGGCACCAACGGCATGTGCGCCACGGGCACGTTTTTCCCGGGCGGCTACTGCACCCAGGACTGTCTGTCGTCGAGCTGCCCGGCGGGCTCCGCCTGCTACAGCAACTCGTCCGGCTCCAGCGCCTACTGCTTCGCGTCGTGTACGCCGGGGGCTTCCGGAGTGTGCCGCTCCGGCTACGTGTGCAGCGACGATGGCGCGGGCAACGGCGTGTGCCTCACCCCGTGA
- a CDS encoding NAD(P)/FAD-dependent oxidoreductase has translation MAKRPGVIVVGGGLAGLACATALLDARVDAHVLEAGDAPGGRVRTDSHEGFLLDRGFQVYLTAYPEGRRVLDLKALALQRFMPGAKVWRGGRLHTLADPLRRPVIAMSHLFDAPGGLTDKLRVLELRQHATSGELSDLWQRPQQESRRLLGDLGFSEEMLEAFFTPFFGGIFLERGLTTSSRMLEFVFRMFATGHAAVPAEGMGAIPDQLAARLPSAALRMRVRVEEVWGHRVRLPGGELVHADAVVVATDPTTAASLLVGMPAPRMNRVTCLYFAAPEPPVEGPWLVLDGEGRGPVNNVAVMSEVSATYAPKGQALVSVSVVGDAGGAESLEARVRAQLTEWFGAAVSAWRHLRSYVIPDALPAQPPSALVEPHRPVRLAAGLYVCGDHRENASIDGALASGRRAAEAVLLDLGR, from the coding sequence ATGGCGAAGCGGCCCGGGGTCATCGTGGTGGGAGGTGGGCTCGCGGGCCTGGCGTGCGCGACGGCGCTGCTCGACGCGCGCGTGGACGCGCACGTGCTGGAAGCAGGGGACGCACCGGGCGGCAGAGTGCGCACCGACTCGCACGAAGGGTTCCTGCTGGACCGAGGCTTCCAGGTGTACCTCACGGCCTACCCGGAAGGTCGGCGGGTGCTGGACCTCAAGGCCCTGGCGCTCCAACGCTTCATGCCGGGCGCCAAGGTGTGGCGGGGTGGGCGGCTGCACACGCTGGCGGACCCGCTGCGGCGGCCCGTCATCGCGATGTCACATCTGTTCGACGCGCCGGGGGGCCTGACGGACAAGCTGCGCGTGTTGGAGCTGCGGCAGCACGCCACGTCCGGCGAGCTGAGCGACTTGTGGCAGCGGCCCCAGCAGGAGTCGCGGCGCTTGCTGGGCGACCTGGGCTTCTCCGAGGAGATGCTCGAGGCGTTCTTCACGCCCTTCTTCGGCGGCATCTTCCTGGAGCGTGGGCTGACGACGTCCAGCCGGATGCTGGAGTTCGTGTTCCGGATGTTCGCGACGGGCCACGCGGCCGTCCCCGCGGAGGGCATGGGCGCCATCCCCGACCAGCTGGCGGCGAGGCTGCCGTCCGCCGCGCTGCGGATGCGCGTGCGCGTGGAGGAGGTGTGGGGGCACCGCGTGCGGCTGCCGGGCGGGGAGCTGGTGCACGCGGACGCGGTCGTGGTGGCGACGGATCCAACCACCGCGGCGTCGCTGCTCGTGGGCATGCCCGCGCCCCGGATGAACCGCGTGACGTGCCTGTACTTCGCCGCGCCGGAGCCGCCGGTGGAGGGGCCGTGGCTCGTGCTCGACGGCGAGGGGCGCGGGCCGGTGAACAACGTGGCGGTGATGAGCGAGGTGTCCGCTACGTACGCGCCCAAGGGGCAGGCGCTGGTGTCCGTGTCGGTGGTGGGTGACGCGGGCGGCGCGGAGTCACTGGAGGCTCGCGTGCGCGCGCAGCTCACGGAGTGGTTCGGCGCGGCGGTGTCCGCGTGGCGGCATCTGCGCAGCTATGTCATTCCGGACGCACTGCCCGCGCAGCCGCCGTCCGCGCTGGTGGAGCCGCACCGGCCCGTGCGGCTGGCCGCGGGGCTCTACGTGTGCGGAGACCATCGCGAGAACGCGTCGATTGACGGCGCGCTCGCGTCGGGGCGCCGCGCCGCGGAGGCGGTGTTGCTGGACCTGGGCCGTTGA
- the aroF gene encoding 3-deoxy-7-phosphoheptulonate synthase, with the protein MLIVMRPDATAQDIERVNDEIRRRGWHPHAIPGGSRTAIGITGNPGAVEPEPFLVLPGVADAVPISQPFKLVSREVKQEDSQVRVGDLTLGGAAIHVIAGPCSVESREQIISTAQAVKKAGATMLRGGAFKPRTSPYEFQGLKGDGLALLAEARKETGLLVTTEVKDTATLASVVEHTDILQVGARNMQNFSLLEAVGETRKPVLLKRGISATLKELLMAAEYIVARGNTQVILCERGIRTFETMTRNTLDLNAVPMLKALTHLPVFVDPSHGIGVRKAVPAMMRAAVAAGADGLIVEVHPDPPRAKSDGFQSLDFSEFEKAMGEVRAIAAAMGRETVRLG; encoded by the coding sequence ATGTTGATCGTGATGCGCCCCGACGCGACGGCCCAGGACATCGAGCGAGTGAACGATGAGATCCGCCGCCGCGGCTGGCATCCGCACGCGATCCCAGGAGGCTCCCGCACCGCCATCGGCATCACCGGCAACCCGGGCGCGGTGGAACCGGAGCCCTTCCTCGTGCTGCCCGGCGTCGCGGACGCGGTCCCCATCTCCCAGCCGTTCAAGCTCGTCAGCCGTGAGGTGAAGCAGGAGGACAGCCAGGTGCGCGTGGGCGACCTCACGCTCGGTGGCGCCGCCATCCACGTCATCGCGGGCCCCTGCTCCGTGGAGTCGCGCGAGCAGATCATCTCCACCGCCCAGGCGGTGAAGAAGGCGGGCGCCACCATGCTGCGCGGCGGCGCGTTCAAGCCCCGCACCAGCCCCTACGAGTTCCAGGGCCTCAAGGGCGACGGCCTGGCGCTCCTCGCGGAGGCGCGCAAGGAGACGGGCCTGCTGGTGACGACGGAGGTGAAGGACACGGCGACGCTGGCCTCCGTCGTGGAGCACACCGACATCCTCCAGGTCGGCGCGCGTAACATGCAGAACTTCAGCCTGCTGGAGGCGGTGGGCGAGACGCGCAAGCCCGTGCTGCTCAAGCGCGGCATCAGCGCGACCCTCAAGGAACTCTTGATGGCGGCCGAGTACATCGTCGCGCGCGGCAACACGCAGGTCATCCTCTGCGAGCGCGGCATCCGCACGTTCGAGACGATGACGCGCAACACGCTGGACCTGAACGCGGTGCCCATGCTCAAGGCGCTCACGCACCTGCCGGTGTTCGTGGATCCGTCGCACGGCATCGGCGTGCGCAAGGCCGTGCCCGCGATGATGCGGGCCGCGGTCGCCGCGGGCGCGGACGGCCTCATCGTGGAGGTGCATCCGGATCCGCCGCGCGCGAAGTCGGACGGCTTCCAGTCGCTGGACTTCTCCGAGTTCGAGAAGGCCATGGGCGAGGTGCGCGCCATCGCCGCCGCGATGGGACGCGAAACGGTCAGGTTGGGATAG
- the trpD gene encoding anthranilate phosphoribosyltransferase, with protein MTLKEALGKVVGRRDLSREEMASVMGQMLAGEASAAQVGALAAALRMKGETEDEILGAAEAMRACAAKIAPQAEVVLDTCGTGGDGAHTFNISTAVAFVVAGAGATVAKHGNRAVSSRCGSADVLAALGVSMDRAHAQVARDIDEHGVGFLFAPSHHSALKHVAQARKDLGFHSVFNLLGPLTNPAGARYQLLGTFDRQRVEQTARVLGRLGSRRAWVVHGHDGLDEISPCAPTEVAELCEDGTVRRFTVTPEDAGLSTVTRESIAGGDAEENAKRLRALLAGERDGVRTAVLLNAAAALLIVGLANDLKEGVKRAEHAIDSGAAERKLTALIRRVAA; from the coding sequence ATGACGCTCAAGGAAGCGCTGGGCAAGGTGGTGGGCCGGCGCGACCTCTCCCGCGAGGAGATGGCCTCTGTCATGGGCCAGATGCTCGCGGGCGAGGCCTCCGCCGCGCAGGTCGGTGCGCTGGCGGCCGCGTTGCGCATGAAGGGGGAGACCGAGGACGAGATCCTCGGCGCGGCGGAGGCCATGCGGGCCTGCGCGGCGAAGATTGCGCCCCAGGCGGAGGTGGTGCTCGACACCTGCGGTACGGGGGGTGATGGGGCGCACACCTTCAACATCTCCACCGCGGTGGCCTTCGTGGTCGCCGGGGCGGGAGCGACGGTGGCCAAGCACGGCAACCGCGCGGTCTCCAGCCGCTGCGGCAGCGCGGACGTGCTGGCGGCGCTGGGCGTGTCCATGGACCGGGCGCACGCGCAGGTGGCGCGAGACATCGACGAGCACGGGGTGGGCTTCCTCTTCGCGCCCTCGCACCACAGTGCCTTGAAGCACGTGGCGCAGGCGCGCAAGGACCTGGGGTTCCACAGCGTGTTCAACCTGCTGGGGCCGCTGACGAACCCCGCGGGGGCTCGCTACCAGCTCCTGGGCACGTTCGACCGGCAGCGCGTGGAGCAGACCGCGCGGGTGCTGGGGCGGCTGGGCAGCCGGCGCGCCTGGGTGGTGCACGGGCACGACGGGCTGGATGAGATTTCACCGTGCGCGCCCACGGAGGTCGCGGAGCTGTGCGAGGACGGCACCGTGCGCCGCTTCACGGTGACGCCGGAGGACGCGGGCCTCTCCACGGTGACGCGTGAGTCCATCGCCGGGGGCGACGCGGAGGAGAACGCGAAGCGCCTGCGCGCGCTGCTCGCGGGAGAGCGCGACGGCGTGCGCACGGCGGTGCTGCTCAACGCGGCCGCCGCGCTGCTCATCGTGGGGCTGGCGAACGACTTGAAGGAGGGCGTGAAGCGGGCCGAGCACGCCATCGACTCCGGGGCCGCCGAACGCAAGCTCACGGCGCTCATCCGGAGGGTCGCGGCATGA
- a CDS encoding indole-3-glycerol phosphate synthase TrpC: MTTPSSPAKPVEAPGTLDVIMARKRREQGTRPPPTHGAQPPTRDFAQALVRRVGHPVNVIAEVKRKSPSGGAFPHGDVVAVARSYEAAGACAISVLTDGPDFGGSLEDLVAVRAAVSIPVLRKDFLVAASDVEESAAWGADAVLLIADALGDAELREMLAAAKQVRVAALVEAHTEAHAERALAAGATIIGLNNRDLATLKTDTGTALRVMPALRSRSTALVAESGLKSLADLTAARDAGANAVLVGESLLRDADPGRALRRLLGLEGSGT; the protein is encoded by the coding sequence ATGACGACCCCATCCTCGCCAGCGAAGCCCGTGGAAGCACCGGGCACGCTGGACGTCATCATGGCGCGCAAGCGCCGGGAGCAGGGCACGCGCCCTCCTCCCACGCACGGCGCGCAGCCCCCGACGCGGGACTTCGCCCAGGCGCTGGTGCGGCGCGTGGGACATCCGGTCAACGTCATCGCGGAGGTGAAGCGCAAGAGCCCTTCGGGTGGCGCCTTCCCCCACGGGGACGTGGTCGCGGTGGCCCGTTCCTATGAGGCCGCCGGCGCGTGCGCCATCAGCGTGCTCACCGACGGGCCGGACTTCGGCGGCAGCCTGGAGGACCTGGTCGCGGTCCGGGCCGCCGTCTCCATCCCCGTGCTGCGCAAGGACTTCCTCGTCGCCGCCAGCGACGTGGAGGAGAGCGCGGCCTGGGGCGCGGACGCGGTGCTGCTCATCGCGGACGCGCTCGGGGATGCGGAGCTCCGCGAGATGCTCGCCGCCGCGAAGCAGGTGCGCGTGGCCGCGCTCGTGGAGGCCCACACGGAGGCGCACGCCGAACGCGCGCTCGCCGCGGGCGCGACCATCATCGGCCTCAACAACCGCGACCTCGCCACGCTGAAGACGGACACCGGCACGGCGCTCCGGGTGATGCCCGCGCTGCGCTCCCGGTCCACCGCGCTGGTGGCGGAGAGCGGCCTCAAGAGCCTCGCGGACCTCACCGCCGCGCGCGACGCGGGCGCCAACGCCGTGCTCGTCGGGGAGTCCCTCCTGCGTGACGCGGATCCAGGCCGCGCCCTGCGCCGGCTGCTCGGGCTGGAAGGCAGCGGGACATGA
- a CDS encoding phosphoribosylanthranilate isomerase has product MNVLVKVCGVTRVEDAKGVWAAGADAMGLNFHPPSPRFVDLATATALARTRPPLAAVVGVFVNAKPEDIRARVRECGLTAVQLHGDEPPEACSGYGVPVIKALRVRGPDDVALARTYVGVGDVAGLLLDGAAPGYGGGGVTFDWSLVRQLSDCGLPVLVAGGLKPSNVAEAVKATRPYGVDVASGVESSPGIKDLDAVRAFVRTVRSLNL; this is encoded by the coding sequence ATGAACGTCCTCGTGAAGGTCTGCGGCGTCACGCGCGTCGAGGACGCGAAGGGCGTTTGGGCCGCGGGCGCGGACGCGATGGGGCTCAACTTCCATCCGCCCTCGCCCCGCTTCGTGGACCTGGCCACGGCGACGGCGCTCGCGCGCACGCGGCCTCCTCTGGCCGCCGTGGTGGGCGTGTTCGTCAACGCGAAGCCGGAGGACATCCGCGCGCGCGTGCGCGAGTGCGGCCTCACCGCCGTGCAGCTCCACGGCGACGAGCCGCCCGAGGCCTGCTCCGGCTACGGCGTGCCCGTCATCAAGGCGCTGCGCGTGCGCGGACCGGACGACGTCGCGCTCGCCCGGACCTACGTGGGCGTGGGCGACGTGGCGGGGCTGCTGCTGGACGGCGCGGCCCCGGGCTACGGCGGCGGCGGCGTCACCTTCGACTGGTCGCTGGTGAGGCAGCTTTCGGACTGCGGCCTGCCCGTGCTGGTGGCGGGCGGCCTCAAGCCTTCCAACGTGGCCGAGGCCGTGAAGGCCACCCGGCCCTACGGTGTGGACGTGGCCAGCGGGGTGGAGTCCTCCCCTGGCATCAAGGACCTGGACGCGGTGCGCGCCTTCGTGCGCACGGTCCGGTCCCTCAACCTCTGA
- the trpB gene encoding tryptophan synthase subunit beta — MTTDTAVGRFGRYGGRYVPETLVPALLELEEAYAKARADASFGDEVTRVLREYVGRPTTLTPAHRLTEAWGGAQVWLKREDLAHTGAHKINNTVGQVLLARRMGKKRIIAETGAGQHGVATATACALFGLPCEVFMGALDVERQALNVFRMRALGAVVRPVESGSRTLKDAMNEAMRVWVSQVQDTYYVIGSAAGPHPYPTLVRDFQSVIGRELRAQTVAAMGRLPDAIIACVGGGSNAIGALHPFIPDAEVRLVGVEAGGHGLDSGQHGASLTLGTEGVLHGSRSLVLQDEHGQIQEAHSISAGLDYPGVGPELAHLAKTGRMEVRTATDDEALAAFYEVARLEGILPALETSHAFAAARSLARDLGKGKHLVINCSGRGDKDVATISARGVPPATGVKS; from the coding sequence ATGACGACGGACACTGCCGTGGGCCGCTTCGGCCGTTACGGCGGACGCTATGTGCCGGAGACGCTGGTCCCGGCGCTGCTCGAACTGGAAGAGGCCTACGCGAAGGCGCGGGCGGACGCGTCCTTCGGTGACGAGGTCACCCGCGTGCTGCGCGAGTACGTGGGCCGCCCCACCACGCTGACGCCCGCGCACCGCCTCACGGAGGCCTGGGGCGGCGCGCAGGTGTGGCTCAAGCGCGAGGACCTGGCGCACACGGGCGCGCACAAGATCAACAACACCGTGGGCCAGGTGCTGCTCGCCCGGCGCATGGGCAAGAAGCGCATCATCGCGGAGACGGGCGCCGGCCAGCACGGCGTGGCCACCGCCACCGCGTGCGCCCTCTTCGGCCTGCCCTGCGAGGTGTTCATGGGCGCGCTGGACGTGGAGCGCCAGGCGCTCAACGTCTTCCGCATGCGCGCGCTGGGGGCGGTGGTGCGGCCGGTGGAGTCCGGCTCGCGCACGCTCAAGGACGCGATGAATGAGGCCATGCGCGTCTGGGTGTCGCAGGTGCAGGACACCTACTACGTCATCGGCAGCGCGGCGGGTCCGCACCCCTACCCCACCCTCGTGCGCGACTTCCAATCCGTCATCGGCCGCGAGCTCCGCGCGCAGACGGTGGCCGCCATGGGCCGTCTGCCGGACGCCATCATCGCGTGCGTGGGCGGCGGCTCGAACGCCATCGGCGCGCTGCACCCCTTCATCCCGGACGCGGAGGTGCGGCTCGTGGGCGTGGAGGCCGGGGGCCACGGCCTGGACTCCGGCCAGCACGGCGCGTCGCTGACGCTGGGCACCGAGGGCGTGCTGCACGGCTCGCGCTCGCTGGTGCTCCAGGACGAGCACGGCCAGATTCAGGAGGCGCACAGCATCTCCGCCGGCCTGGACTACCCGGGCGTGGGGCCGGAGCTGGCGCACCTGGCGAAGACGGGGCGCATGGAGGTGCGCACCGCCACGGACGACGAGGCGCTCGCCGCCTTCTACGAGGTCGCGCGCCTGGAGGGCATCCTCCCCGCGCTGGAGACGTCGCACGCGTTCGCGGCGGCGCGCTCGCTGGCCCGCGACCTGGGCAAGGGCAAGCACCTGGTCATCAACTGCTCGGGCCGCGGCGACAAGGACGTGGCGACCATCTCGGCGCGCGGCGTGCCGCCGGCCACGGGGGTGAAGTCATGA
- the trpA gene encoding tryptophan synthase subunit alpha, producing MSTELGKAFAKAKARGEGALVAYAMAGDPDLPRSVDVFAAMVEGGADVLEIGVAFSDPIADGPVIQAASERALKAGATLRRVLDEVVPEVRRRCPETPLVIMTYVNVVMAMGEERYANLARERGIAGTILPDLPPEESAGIRAAFDKEGVDLVPLCAPTTPPARAQAIAKDARGFVYCVSVAGVTGMRSELPPDLSQRLELVKRAASVPVVAGFGISNADTARPLVAHADGVVVGSALVKAAHADGPGAAKQLCMDIKRGLKR from the coding sequence ATGAGCACGGAGCTGGGCAAGGCGTTCGCGAAGGCGAAGGCCCGCGGCGAGGGCGCGCTGGTGGCGTACGCGATGGCGGGCGACCCGGACCTGCCCCGTTCGGTGGACGTGTTCGCCGCCATGGTGGAGGGCGGCGCGGACGTGCTGGAGATTGGCGTGGCGTTCAGCGACCCCATCGCGGACGGCCCCGTCATCCAGGCCGCGTCCGAGCGGGCGCTGAAGGCCGGCGCCACCCTGCGCCGCGTGCTGGACGAAGTGGTGCCGGAGGTGCGCCGCCGCTGCCCGGAGACGCCGCTGGTCATCATGACCTACGTCAACGTGGTGATGGCCATGGGCGAGGAGCGCTACGCGAACCTCGCGCGCGAGCGGGGCATCGCCGGCACCATCCTCCCGGACCTGCCCCCCGAGGAGAGCGCCGGCATCCGCGCCGCGTTCGACAAGGAGGGCGTGGACCTGGTGCCCCTGTGCGCGCCCACGACGCCGCCCGCGCGCGCGCAGGCCATCGCGAAGGACGCGCGGGGCTTCGTGTATTGCGTGTCCGTGGCGGGCGTCACGGGCATGCGCTCGGAGCTGCCGCCGGACCTGTCGCAGCGGTTGGAGCTGGTGAAGCGCGCCGCGTCCGTGCCGGTGGTGGCGGGCTTCGGCATCTCCAACGCGGACACGGCCCGGCCGCTGGTGGCCCACGCGGACGGCGTCGTGGTGGGCAGCGCGCTGGTGAAGGCCGCCCACGCGGACGGTCCGGGCGCGGCGAAGCAGCTCTGCATGGACATCAAGCGCGGCCTGAAGCGCTAA
- a CDS encoding GNAT family N-acetyltransferase: protein MHTPPILGPTLETPRLILRPPTLQDLDGFVAMMADEESARYIGGVQPRSNVWRAVCAMAGSWALQGFAMFSVFEKATGQWVGRLGPWQPADWPGPEVGWGLSRDAWGKGYATEGAAAAIDWAFEHLGWTEVIHSISPPNEPSKQVARRLGSRFLRVGMLPPPYNDHDMEIWGQSREEWRTRRR, encoded by the coding sequence ATGCACACTCCGCCCATCCTGGGGCCCACCCTCGAAACACCGCGCCTCATCCTGCGCCCGCCCACCCTCCAGGACCTGGATGGCTTCGTGGCGATGATGGCGGACGAGGAGAGCGCGCGGTACATCGGCGGTGTCCAGCCCCGCTCCAACGTGTGGCGCGCCGTCTGCGCCATGGCCGGCTCCTGGGCGCTCCAGGGGTTCGCGATGTTCTCCGTCTTCGAGAAGGCCACCGGCCAATGGGTGGGCCGGCTCGGCCCGTGGCAGCCCGCGGACTGGCCGGGCCCGGAGGTGGGCTGGGGTCTGTCGCGCGACGCGTGGGGCAAGGGCTACGCGACGGAGGGCGCCGCCGCCGCCATCGACTGGGCCTTCGAGCACCTGGGGTGGACGGAGGTCATCCACTCCATCTCCCCGCCCAATGAGCCCTCGAAGCAGGTGGCCCGCCGGCTGGGTTCGCGCTTCCTGCGCGTGGGCATGCTGCCTCCGCCCTACAACGACCACGACATGGAGATCTGGGGGCAGAGCCGTGAGGAGTGGCGAACACGCAGGCGGTAG
- a CDS encoding histidine phosphatase family protein, giving the protein MNTRAPQVVLVRHGETEWSRSSQHTGRTDLPLLEEGRRMAERLRAPLSKWRFAAVWTSPLTRALETCVLAGYGDVARKKDDLREFDYGDYEGRTGADIRTTRPGWTLWKDGVPNGETMEEVGARADRIIAEARALQDDVLLFSHGHMLRILASRWLGLPPDGGRLFHLGTASISVLGSEAGGSQPVLVSWNDTTHLTD; this is encoded by the coding sequence ATGAACACACGCGCGCCCCAGGTGGTCCTCGTCCGTCACGGTGAGACGGAGTGGAGCCGCAGCAGTCAGCACACCGGCCGCACGGACCTGCCGCTGCTGGAAGAAGGCCGCCGGATGGCGGAGCGGCTCCGCGCGCCGCTGAGCAAGTGGCGCTTCGCCGCCGTGTGGACCAGCCCGCTGACGCGCGCACTGGAGACGTGCGTGCTCGCGGGCTACGGCGACGTGGCCCGGAAGAAGGACGACCTGAGGGAGTTCGACTACGGCGACTACGAGGGGCGCACCGGCGCGGACATCCGCACCACGCGCCCGGGCTGGACGCTGTGGAAGGACGGCGTCCCCAACGGCGAGACCATGGAGGAGGTGGGCGCCCGCGCGGACCGCATCATCGCGGAGGCGCGAGCCCTCCAGGACGACGTGCTCCTCTTCTCCCACGGGCACATGCTGCGCATCCTCGCCTCGCGCTGGCTGGGCCTGCCCCCGGACGGAGGCAGGCTCTTCCACCTGGGCACGGCGTCCATCAGCGTGCTGGGCTCCGAGGCCGGCGGCAGCCAGCCGGTCCTCGTGAGCTGGAACGACACCACGCACCTGACGGACTGA